The following are encoded in a window of Hippoglossus stenolepis isolate QCI-W04-F060 chromosome 10, HSTE1.2, whole genome shotgun sequence genomic DNA:
- the LOC118116977 gene encoding alcohol dehydrogenase 1, whose translation MATAGKVIRCKAAVAWEPNKPMVIEEIEVAPPQADEVRIKILATGVCHTDLYHLFEGMNKDGFPIVLGHEGAGTVESVGPGVTEFQPGDKVIPLFISQCRECRFCKSPKTNQCVKGWANGHHATMAGQDSRFTCKGKKILQFMGTSTFSEYTVVNQVAVAKIDPAAPLDKVCLLGCGVCTGFGAAVNTAKVEPGSTCAVFGLGAVGLAAVMGCKAAGAKRIFAVDINPEKFEKAKVFGATDCVNPDDQDKPISQVLAEMTDGGVDFSLECVGNVAVMRSALESCVKGWGVSVLVGWTDMYDVAVRPIQLIAGRTWKGSLFGGFKSKDGVPEMVKAYMDKKVKLDEFITHKMTLDQINDAIELMKHGKCIRTVVSFSP comes from the exons ATGGCCACAGCTGGCAAG GTCATCAGGTGCAAGGCAGCAGTGGCCTGGGAGCCCAACAAGCCTATGGTGATTGAAGAGATAGAGGTAGCCCCGCCCCAGGCAGACGAGGTCCGCATCAAG ATTTTGGCAACCGGGGTTTGCCACACGGACCTTTACCACTTGTTTGAGGGCATGAATAAAGATGGCTTCCCAATCGTCCTTGGACATGAGGGAGCGGGTACTGTTGAGAGCGTAGGGCCTGGAGTGACTGAATTCCAGCCAG GAGACAAGGTGATTCCTCTATTCATATCCCAGTGTAGAGAATGTCGCTTTTGTAAGAGTCCCAAGACCAACCAGTGTGTTAAAGGATG GGCTAATGGTCATCATGCCACGATGGCAGGTCAAGACTCCAGGTTTACCTGTAAGGGGAAGAAGATTCTGCAGTTTATGGGAACCAGCACCTTCTCAGAGTACACTGTGGTGAACCAGGTGGCTGTGGCTAAGATCGACCCTGCTGCCCCTCTGGACAAAGTCTGTCTCCTTGGATGTGGAGTCTGCACAGGATTTGGAGCAGCAGTTAATACTGCTAAG GTGGAACCAGGCTCCACGTGTGCTGTGTTTGGCCTAGGAGCTGTGGGGTTGGCTGCAGTCATGGGCTGCAAAGCTGCTGGAGCCAAGAGGATTTTTGCTGTTGACATCAATCCAGAGAAGTTCGAGAAGGCCAAAGTGTTTGGAGCGACTGACTGCGTGAACCCCGACGATCAAGATAAACCTATCAGCCAAGTTCTCGCTGAGATGACTGATGGAGGAGTGGACTTCTCTCTGGAATGTGTTGGGAATGTGGCAGTCATG CGAAGTGCTTTGGAGTCTTGTGTGAAAGGCTGGGGTGTCAGTGTGCTGGTTGGCTGGACAGACATGTATGACGTTGCTGTCCGACCCATTCAGCTTATCGCTGGACGCACTTGGAAGGGTTCTCTGTTTGGAG GATTTAAGAGTAAGGATGGTGTGCCTGAGATGGTTAAAGCCTACATGGACAAGAAGGTGAAGCTGGATGAGTTTATCACTCACAAGATGACCTTGGACCAGATCAATGACGCCATTGAACTGATGAAGCATGGCAAATG CATCCGGACAGTTGTGAGCTTTTCTCCTTAA